A window of Saccharomyces paradoxus chromosome XIII, complete sequence genomic DNA:
AGCAAAGTGTAATGTTTTGTGTGTTGTTATAAAGActaagaaaacaatataacgataaagaaatgaataaGAATAAGATATTTGGAACAATAGACGATTGACttatatataatttttttcttccaacaaGATTCCCTGCTTGCGTATATAAACCAATCAGTCCCTTTGCCTGAAGACAATAAGGACGATCTTTACAACCGATcgataaaaaaatcttctcaAAACCGAAACATGAGCTCTCTTCAATAGCGATATAAACACCGGCAGCATTTAGACGCAGGTTTGGGCTATGTTTTGTCAGCAGCGATAAAAGGTACGAGACTTACGAGACTTAAACGAGGAAAGTCTTCTCGAGAACTATGGTTACAGGTATTACCCGCTCCGGAAATTGCGGAACAAATTCGCTGTCCCTTTACGAAATTCTCGTTTAAAAAACCAGGGGTGTGGGGTGTGGGCGCCTATATGCGCGAACGAGCAGCTGCTTTCCATGTTGTTCCGGGGAACCCCAGCGCTCACAGCGGTGGCCGCGGAAACAACGAAGCTTTTACGTGTAAAGGGATAACgtaaaaggaaagaaatgTTCAATGTGTCTGTCTATCTTAAAGGTGTGATAGGTGGCATTTATAACCTGACTCCACCTCATGCGTATGTATGTACATATATGTTGGTGGCGGAGTTTTGATTTAAGTTACATCATTATCCAAGGAATTTATAATTGttctatttttcttgtttctttgtaTCATCGGCGGCTGTTTTTTCGTTAGAAACATCGTCACCTCCATCAACTTGCAGTTTAGAGGACTCCGGCTCCTTGACGGGTTCCACTTCGGTAGCCTCAGTCGGATGTGCTGCTTCATCGCTTGTGCTTGTTCTTGTTTCGTCAATATCCGTTGAAGTCAGTGCAGAAATCGGTAATTGACTAGATCGTGGCTCCTTTAATGTTTGATTATCTGGTATAGTATTCCCGCCATCTGCCTCATTAGACCATTTGGAATGCGATGCCGATTCGGATTCCACTCTTGGAAGAGTGATTCCTGTATGAATACTCCCCACATTTGCTTCAGATGACTGATTTGTGTTTGTTGTGGTTGGAGAAGGTGACAAGGGTTTCGGATTGCCTGGTGCAATACTTAGCGTGCTTACCGAACTCATTGTGGTATTGCGTGGATAGGATAACGGTGAAGCTGTGTTATTCACCAGTTGTTGTTTCATAGGCATTGTTGTTGAAAGGTTTTGTAGGTTAGCTATGGTATGTCCTTCGAGGTGGTTAGGGTTAGGAATTGGGCATTTGCTCAAGGGTTTTTGGCCCGCAGTAATTGCATTTACAGCTGGGATAGGATTACTAGGTATCATTTTGTTGTTCAAATTCATTGAGGAATATGCCAATTGGGCAGCAGATATGTTTATAGGGGCATTAGAATTTTGATAGTTATTAAGAGGTTGATAGTAGGTGCGCGGACTGATAGATTTGATACCAGCGCTgctactactactactgCTCTCATTACTTGGGTTATTCTGTTTTAATACGCTCTGAATATCCCTAATAAACAAAGGATAAAGATAGTcagcaattttttctctttgtgCTATTGCTAGGGCACGCTCAAACGGTATCCACACACCCTTTAAATGCATGGAACCAATTTTCACAACATGCCTAATTTTTTCGGCTTTTAAGATACCATCTCTTCTACCTCTTGTCATTTTAGTTACGTTCAGGAGTTTGGTACCATTGACCATATCGTTATCCGCTCTTCTTACTACCGAAATCCCATTAGCTTCAACCTGATAACATAATGTTTTTTCATCCTCCCACATAGTTGTTGTTACTCTTGGTCTTATTATGCTTGCGGAAGTGCCGCTGCTGTTACTACCTGTTGCATTGGGAGTAGCTATTAATGGCATGGGGTGCCTTATGGTGGTAGTTTGGAAAGAATTCATAGTTTTAGCCATTGGATCATACTGCTGATCTGGCATCCCGTGTCTGTTTGCACTTAAATAAGTTTCTTGGTCAGTAGGAGGCTTAACTGGTGGAGTTATGGAATTTCCATCATACAACGGGCTCAcctgttgctgttgctgtggCGGTAGCAAGCCCACTTGGGGAAGATTATAGCTTAATGGTCCATTTTGACTGGGTGGAACTTGGGTTGGCGTTGTTAAAGATCTTGGAGGGATTGGAGAATGCGAGTTTGGAATTGAGGAGGTCTTGTGAAATCCGGGGTATTGGTATGTGGAAGGTTGTGGATAATTTGACATTTGAGGCTGCTGAACTGACGATGAGATACTATTACTATTGCGACTAGTACGATTAGAATTGGGAGACATGGACCCACTGGATGAATCAGAAGGTGGTCCAGATTTACTAAACTTTGTGAAAGCATTACCTATTTTTGGTGGTTGCGCCGAGTAAGTTTGAGCTTGTagttgctgttgctgttgctgttgctgttgctgttgctgttcaAAGGTTGAGTAACTGTTTTCTGAATTGGAATTTTGAGCTTGATTACTAGTTACGCATGGTGCTGTGCCGTTAGCAGTGCCATCACCGTTTGCAGAATAATAGTAATACGCCTGTGGGTACGAATATGCCATTGATTGTTGGGCTTGCATTTGTGGGAAATAATAGTAGTATGGTACATTGTTACTAACAGTATTGCTGCTATTGCTATTGCTGCTAACTGCAGAACCATTTGGTAGTGCAGTAGCAGCAGCGTTGGATGGAATACCTACAGACGTGGAAGGTAAATTAGAAATATTTGAGTCAGAACCGCTGCTCTGAAAAGATTCTTGAACTTGATACATTTGAGGCTGAGGgtgctgctgctgttgagACTGAGATTGCGCCTGCTGATAATATTGCGGGTAGGGCCACTGTTCGGGAACTACATATTGGTAGGATACGGGCATCATAGGCTGAACGCTCTGGCCGAGatattgttgttgctgctgttggGTTGACTGGCCAATAGTACTTTCGCTATTGCTTACGGTACTCATATTTGATTCTTGGTGCATGTGGTTGGGCTTGATATCATTCGTATTGACTGGGTTACCGATGGGCATGACAAAAGAACCTTACCGGGTATATGTAAGGATGATTTTGTACTGTGCTAAACAAATCCACTCTCAATTTCCAATAAATAAAGAtcaaagagaattttttttttttaatacaATTGTGAGATACgtttctttaataaaaatggCAGAAAATGATATCGCTTCTGTTCGCAGTGGAAAAAGCTATGTGAAAGGACTATCAACTATTCTAGAAAGCTTGTACAAGCACAGGCACACACAACTAACGCAAAATATGGTGGggaaaacttcaaaaactAACAAAAAGAAGTGTTAAAGAcgaacttttcttttgtatcGTCAACTTTGCCACATTCGATAAAAGTTAATAGAACATGAACGGGCAACACATCTACGTAGTTTTTATGTGAGGACAAGAGAAAGAATACATCACTGATAGGTGCGTCCGTTGTGAGAGCACTGTACTATTGCGAAGAGCAGGGCAAAGGCAAAGAATGAGATGATCGATGCTTAGCCGACTGCCAGACTCACTGAGCAGTAGTCTCTACCAGTTCCTTAGTTAGATCGCACTCAATTTGGAATGTTCCGTAGGCCTacggaagaaaaagcaacaaaagaaagaaaaaccgGACAACATGCGGGAAAAATGCAAACTGTGTGAGGAAAAATTAACTTTAAAGATTACATCAACGGAGGGCAAAGATCCTTCCGCAATTCTTCTACTGCGGTTTCCCTGCAGGCACAGCTAATCGGAGGGAAAACAAGTCAGCGGACGTGCAGTTCCCGCACAGGCTTCTCTGCAGAGAAATCGGAatatgaaatattatttttgtgtttttttgttaactTCTTTACTATCCGCATCACGGGAAGAGTGCATTGACATAAGAGGCGCAAGAAAATGCGACCCACGGTGatagaaaagagaaagaaaaagccgTTTGCGGGAAGTATGTTCACTCAGAAACAATATCTCTGCTGTATCCCTATATGTATTATGCCGCGTTGCTTGTGCAGGTACAGAGTCCCTGCACGATTTTTCAACGAGGCCTAGATTTGCTAAGAGGATGAAGCGGAGCctgaaaataaacaagCCAAAAACCGGAATTTCGCGCTTGGTGTTCATTCGCACTCTTTTCGTGTGGTGAATGCACCTGGTGCGCCTTCTGAAGGTGACATaactttccaaaaaaaaggaattcTAAGCGCATCCAACCATTCCCCGCCACAGATGCGGATTGGTTGTCACAATTGGTACACAAATTGTAAATATTTCCCCTCTTTCGTCGAAGCGGGTAAGAGTAGACTGTATGCAGGAACAGCAAAGGTAAAAATTAACTGGGCCTTATTTCTATGGAAGCTTCCCTTGGAGTAATAAGGTTAGGACCAGCGTGAAAGTAAGAAATCTTCCTATATCTCAATCTGTCAATGCTTGCGAGGAAGTAATGTCGAGGTAGATGCTGACATAATGAGATAAATTGTTCTCCCGATATCCCTTTGAGAGTCTAAGCATTGCcaacctttttcttttcctttgtaGTTTTCATGCAAATGCAGGGAACAAAGTACTCATTAAGGCTGTTAATCAGCCGCACTCTACATAAAATTCCTTGGCAAACATGGTTTGTTGGGAAAAGCTTTACTCTTCCCCTGTGCTGGTAATTACGAAAATCAAGATTGTGTTCTCCCATGTGCCACTACGCaacaaactttttgaaGCGCGTATTTACCACCGGAACAGGCCATTGTGTcacatatataaaaaaaaactgccGCCAAAACTAGGTATATTTTACGCAAAATGTATCAAAGAACAGAAGATACGATAAGCTAACCAGTAATTCGCTTTATCTAGCTAAATAATAAACGCGCTGTTAGcactattattttttatcattctAGCTTTCTCCCCTTGTGAACAACCATATTTAGAAACATAATGGGATTCAGAAAAATACTTGCTAGCAAATCACATCACAGTCGCCACCATAAAAGTTCCAATGGGCAAAATCATCGCTATACACTTATTTCCAACATCACGGGGTCCCATgaaacaaaatttttatcgCCCTTTAGGATGGGCAATAACTCAGGAAGTAGAAGACGTGATAGGCTACATTTGAAGATTAAATCCTTAAGGAACAAAATCCACAGACAACTTCACCCAAAATGCTTGATTGATGACACAATTGTAAGTGATGGCGATAAATACAGCTCATACGAGGAGCCCAAAAAGGACGGCCTTGCTTCTATTTCATTAAAAGAGCTTTTTCCAAAGTCCAACAGGTACCAAATTGCTGAGGAAAACAtagaagaaacaaatagCGTTATTCACCGAGACTTAGgcaaatttgaaaatgagaatGACTATCCACAGTGGGGAAACGTAGAATATCAATATAACATCGGGAACAACGGACATGAGGAGGATGAAATAGTTGATAGACTCAGGTCCGAAATTAGAAGCACCAAGTTAAAATCTGTAAAAACAACAAACAGAACACTTGAAAAAGCGATAGAGGCTCGAAGGACGGGGAAAAGAGTACTTCAACAACTAAGTTGCCAAAGTAACCAACTCACTAAGATCGAGGGCAATTGTGACATGCTTAAAATTCAGTCTAATATGGCTGACCGGAAGATTGACGAACTTGTCCATGAAAATAGAAGTTTATTTGCATTAAAGTCACCCAATCCATTCAGGaagaaaagggaaagaGAAAAACGAAACCAGATCAATAATTTGAAGTTAAAGCAACATCAGTTACAGCAGGAAACTATGAAGCGAGCCCAAGAATCGAATAAAAATTTGGCTATAAATCTAACCTCTGACTATAAACGACATGGGCAAGAGGTGGAAAGACAGCGTATTCTTAAGGACGCCCAGAAGTATCAGTTTGAAGCCGATGAAGAGGATAACCAAATGGAACTCGACTTGTATGGGAACCTGGAACAAATAAAAGCGGTGAGTGGTGACCTGAAAGTTATGGCTCACACATTTGGTAGAGAGTTTGAAGCACAAAACTTCCGGATGTTTGATATCGAGAACAATGTTCAGCAGGTGGACGGCACTTTACAAGCCAAGCAGTACAGATTGGATAAAGTGATTGGAAAAAAGTGGTGAGTTGATTTACGCAGAAAATATGAGCGTATATAAATTTACTGAATAGATAACTATTAGAAAAGGTATATGTAGACATGCTTGCAGtagaaaaaggaaatagtGAGCAAGGAATTAGCATTGAAGGTATTaatctttctttattcAGAACTTTCACGACAAAACTTGTCCTTTCTGATAGTAAAATATATTCTAAACTTCGGGGATTTGTTTTCCGCGTCGTTTCGTATTTGTTTCCCGTTCCATCCGTGATCTTAAACTGGGTtaactgaaaaaatatcaacatgatttgattttctgATACTACTTACTCCACCTCTATCTACCATCTATGAGAAGTGGAAAAAGGGTAAAGAATAGCGCCGCTATGTGCAGAGGTGTGATATGTAATACAGTAACAAATCTGCTTGCTACTCACGAAAATCACAAATTATTACTCATGAAATTTCACTTGtcaaaaaagattttagGTGTAAAACGTCATGAAAGTTTAATTCTggtgagaaaaaaaaccaaaacaCTATGAAATTCTTCCGATAATGACTGCGCACCCATCCTTTCTATCATATTTGTCTTTGGTATGGAATGATATCTGTACTGCGGCtaaaaaaccaaaatacGGCTTCCGTCTTTATATTGAGCGGCTCAACGCTCTTAGCAAaatcagaagaagataagaGAGGTGCCTCCGGTGTTCGTATTTATCTAAATTCAAAGAGTATTGTGTAAGAATGGTTTTCCACTACAAACTatatcaatgaaaaagtcATTAATCGAATCATTGGAACAAAAATGTTCGATAT
This region includes:
- the SPO20 gene encoding Spo20p (Meiosis-specific subunit of the t-SNARE complex~similar to YMR017W), with product MGFRKILASKSHHSRHHKSSNGQNHRYTLISNITGSHETKFLSPFRMGNNSGSRRRDRLHLKIKSLRNKIHRQLHPKCLIDDTIVSDGDKYSSYEEPKKDGLASISLKELFPKSNRYQIAEENIEETNSVIHRDLGKFENENDYPQWGNVEYQYNIGNNGHEEDEIVDRLRSEIRSTKLKSVKTTNRTLEKAIEARRTGKRVLQQLSCQSNQLTKIEGNCDMLKIQSNMADRKIDELVHENRSLFALKSPNPFRKKREREKRNQINNLKLKQHQLQQETMKRAQESNKNLAINLTSDYKRHGQEVERQRILKDAQKYQFEADEEDNQMELDLYGNLEQIKAVSGDLKVMAHTFGREFEAQNFRMFDIENNVQQVDGTLQAKQYRLDKVIGKKW
- the SOK2 gene encoding Sok2p (Nuclear protein that negatively regulates pseudohyphal differentiation~similar to YMR016C) produces the protein MPIGNPVNTNDIKPNHMHQESNMSTVSNSESTIGQSTQQQQQQYLGQSVQPMMPVSYQYVVPEQWPYPQYYQQAQSQSQQQQHPQPQMYQVQESFQSSGSDSNISNLPSTSVGIPSNAAATALPNGSAVSSNSNSSNTVSNNVPYYYYFPQMQAQQSMAYSYPQAYYYYSANGDGTANGTAPCVTSNQAQNSNSENSYSTFEQQQQQQQQQQQQLQAQTYSAQPPKIGNAFTKFSKSGPPSDSSSGSMSPNSNRTSRNSNSISSSVQQPQMSNYPQPSTYQYPGFHKTSSIPNSHSPIPPRSLTTPTQVPPSQNGPLSYNLPQVGLLPPQQQQQVSPLYDGNSITPPVKPPTDQETYLSANRHGMPDQQYDPMAKTMNSFQTTTIRHPMPLIATPNATGSNSSGTSASIIRPRVTTTMWEDEKTLCYQVEANGISVVRRADNDMVNGTKLLNVTKMTRGRRDGILKAEKIRHVVKIGSMHLKGVWIPFERALAIAQREKIADYLYPLFIRDIQSVLKQNNPSNESSSSSSSAGIKSISPRTYYQPLNNYQNSNAPINISAAQLAYSSMNLNNKMIPSNPIPAVNAITAGQKPLSKCPIPNPNHLEGHTIANLQNLSTTMPMKQQLVNNTASPLSYPRNTTMSSVSTLSIAPGNPKPLSPSPTTTNTNQSSEANVGSIHTGITLPRVESESASHSKWSNEADGGNTIPDNQTLKEPRSSQLPISALTSTDIDETRTSTSDEAAHPTEATEVEPVKEPESSKLQVDGGDDVSNEKTAADDTKKQEK